ACTAGTATTACCTAAAATGTAATTACCATAATCTATAGAAACAAAGATTAACCCATGTTGACAGATCTAGGGAAGCTGTCGTAGTTGtcaccatcttcttcttggaagtaTGGATGGACCAAAGCACGCTTAGCACTGATTCTCCCGCTAGGGTCGTACACCAACATCTGCTCGAGCAAATCAACACCGTCGGCATCTAAAGTGGGAACAAATTCggccaagttcttcttggaccaCTTAGGGAACGTTGGCTTGAAGTCTGGCAAGTATGACACATCAGGCCAGATTTCTTCGGTTGGTGTTCCCAAAAttctgaagattctgaagatcTCGTCGATCTCAGAATCACCAGGAAAAAGGGGCTTTCTGTTACACATTTCTGCGAAGATACAGCCTACAGACCACATATCTACACCGGTTGAATACTGCTTACCACCAAGTAAGATCTCTGGAGCTCTATACCATAAGGTGACGACTTCGTGAGTGTACGCTCTCAAAGGTACACCAAAGGCACGGGCAAGCCCGAAATCAGCAAGTTTCAAGTTACCTTCCTTATtaatcaacaagttctgAGGCTTCAAGTCTCTGTGCAAAACACGGTGACTGTGGCAATGTTTGATTCCTTTCACCAACTGGTTCATGAACCGTTTAACCATGTTGGCACCCAACCCAGCACCTTGTGGAATGGACTCCatgtacttcttcaagtccaaaTCCAAGAACTCAAATACCAAATACAACTTGTGGGAGTCCGAGTGTATTATATCGTACAATCTGACGATGTTTTCGTCTCTCATTTCCTTTAGAAGTGAGATTTCTCTTATAGCTGTAGATGGAACCCCTTCGTCTTCGGATTCTAGTCTGATCTTCTTTAATGCTACAACACGGTTGTTGTGTTTGGTGTCGAGAGCTTTGTATACCACCCCGTAGGTACCTTCACCGACCTTTTCCTGGCGCTGGAAGTCTGATAACTCAACCATGATGTGAATATGTGTGATAGGAATGCAAAAAGAGTTAAGGATCCAAGTCTATATCAAACTGTTAGTATTTCATTTGATGtggaagatttgaaagCGGACAAGGTTGACCTttaaagaaatcaagtGCTAATGCCTAAAGAGTTCTGTAATTTATATGTAGATCGAAGGAACCAATGCTCTCATGGTTGACATGAATAGTATCCAGAATTAGATGCTATAGCAAATCTCAATAAATGCTCATATTGCTCATTCTGGTCGTGTAGGCTATCAAGCCGATTTTCAGACGACTATCATATAATGGTAAACACTTATACTCCACTTCGCAACCTTTTCTCCTTGAAGTATATCTGGATCATTTGCCGATCCAGAAAATACAACAGTGCTCCAAACTCTACTTACCGTATGGGCCCGATCTGTGAAAAAAGTAGAAGCTTACAAAAGTGAAAAGCTCAGCTTgagaatcaacaataataaaGATACGGCAGgttctggaagaaaagggCAAACATCCACTTGGCTATTAGACTTGTTTATTATGAAATTATAGTGTAGACATTCGCACGACATCGGGTTCGTCTAAATGGCTGCGACATACGCGTCTTTGATGTCTGTGTGCAGTGCGGTCAAAAATAGAAGTCTGGAAAGAGCCCTTTCATACGATGAAGTTGCTACATTTATTTGTATAATATAAGTACAAAGCATTAACTTATGTTTCCAATAAGCTTTACAATAAATATtaataataaataaatatacaGGCATAATTCTTTGAACGTAAAACTACACCTATAGTACATTTAAATGGCTCTTTATCCGCTGGGCCCCATTCTTAACTTGAATGGCCCTCCCCAGCAGCACACACTTTGATCTCTCTACCCCATTCACTGTTCAAGATCTGTTTACCGgtgattcttctttctggctTAGGATCCAAGATCGAGTAGATCACGTTACGGCATCTGGCTCTCTTCAAGCTTTCGATAGGCTCATAGCCTGAAgactcttttcttttaaCCAAATACTCTTCGAAGAACTCATCCTTGTCTGGATCAGCCAACTTCCACAATTGACGACCGGTTCTCATTGCCATGTAGATGACACCACATGCCCAGATATCCACGCATCTGGGGTCAAACGATTCCTGAGTGAACTCTTCTGGGGCAATGTATGGTGAGGAACCGCATATTCCTTCGCTGAGCTGGATCTCATTTTCCCAAGCTACACGGAAACACTCACCATTACCAAAGTCAGTGATCTTAATCACTCCGTTTTGGGTCAATAACAAATTTTCGGGTTTCAAGTCTCGGTGACAAACACCCATGTCGTGCATGTAGTTGACACCACGGATTATCtgcttgaagaaacagtCGGCTTCGGCATACTCTAACTTACCAGCCGCGATGATCAAAGTGTACAAATCTCCACCCGAGCAGAACTCCATCACTTCACAATAGTCTCCCTTTGcatccttcaacaaatctaACGTGTCGATGATGTTGAGATGCTTtaaagaagaggaaataCAGAATTCAGACGTCAATCTTCGGTTATACTTCTTTTCGGACTCATTTGGTCTTCGTTTGAATTCCTTGACGGCATACAACATCTCGCCGTCCCCACCACCGTTGGTTTCAGTTCCATTGAGCTTCTTGTGTGAGATTCTCACGACACCAAATGCTCCTCTACCTACAACTTCCTGACAACGACCATATTTCTCGACAAAGGAACGGCAATCTCCCAAATTAGGAGAGTAGCCATTCTGTTGAACTACCTCACCAACTATCTCTCCAGCACTTGTGTGGTAGGGAGAAGTATTGTTCTTTATGTGAGTTACAAGTCCTGCAAACAACGTAGGTGGCTTCTCTTTACCTGGAACAGGCGATGGAGCAGCACCAGCGCCTTGTAAGATGTTAGGCACTGCACTTTTGGCTTCATCACGTAGCTTTTTGGCTCCAAGCAAATCCTTCAACATGTTGGACAACTTCTCCTGTCTCTTTGCTGAACGCAAGCTGTGCTCGTGATTGCCGTCTTGAAGCATTCTGAAACGAGGCTTCGCCACGGCAGGAGAAGACGAGGTCATCGACAAGTCTGTTGAAGATGCATTACTATTGTGGTTGTTATTGTTTTTAGTTGAGGCGGATCTTGAAATCGGTGCCACCTTCATGGCTCCCGGTGCAGATATGGTGTTGGCATGCTTTCTCGGTACgtttgtagaagaagaacgtGAAACAGAGGGTGAAGTACGTCTGTTAACCAAAGGAGGTATTTGGCTATGCAAAGCAGTCGAAGTTGGCGAAAGCGAAAAGCCAGCATCTGGAGGTGTGAAGCTGGAGATGTTGTTCATTTTGTCTTTATCATTAGATTTATTAGTCGTGGCAGTCGTTACATTAGTGTTGGAGGTAGAGCTGAGGTTTAGtctgttcaagttggtgtCGTTAATGCTGTGAGGCATGggttgaagaattttgttgatgtcAGGAGGCGGCAAGTTGATCGTTACTGCTGTAGTACTAGAAGTAGAGTCTTTTTCGGAAGATATCAGTAAGGGTGACGTTGTTGTAGACGAGATGTTCGGATGGTTAACTGGCGTGTGAGAACTGGAAGATGCAAGTTTTGGTGAcgaagctgaagaattggtatTCTGCGTATGCTTAGCTTGGGTATGATTGTTATGGCTCTGACTGTTGTGATGGATTGTCGTCACATCGTCATTCTCTTGCTGTGCTAGTATCAAATCTTCGTCTTTCACCAATGGGGTCCACGATGGTGCGGCACCCAGTCCTGGAGCTAATAGAACTTCAGTGTTAGACCCATTGGTCTCGTCTAGTTGGCTCAAGTTGGTAGCCAGAACACCAAAGAACTTACCGAGTTTCGAAaatgtctttttcttgtctcCCATGTTTGGTTGTATGATGGTTTACTGTGTAAGTGTTGATATTGAGTAGATTTTATGTGACTTGAATGGTTTTGTCTGAATATGTTGGGCGTTCTAATGTGAAATTTGGATGCTGTTTTACGGTGTGGCTGAATAATGCAGTTGATTCTTTTCACAATAAGATATCAATAAAGCGAATCCCAGATAATGAAAGACTCGATAGTTGTAGTTTCGAGATTTGACGTTTCAAGGACTCGATGGAATATTCAGTTTCGTAGATGAGATTT
This window of the Scheffersomyces stipitis CBS 6054 chromosome 6, complete sequence genome carries:
- the CDC28 gene encoding cell division control protein (Catalytic subunit of the main cell cycle cyclin-dependent kinase~go_function protein kinase activity; ATP binding~go_process protein amino acid phosphorylation), whose product is MVELSDFQRQEKVGEGTYGVVYKALDTKHNNRVVALKKIRLESEDEGVPSTAIREISLLKEMRDENIVRLYDIIHSDSHKLYLVFEFLDLDLKKYMESIPQGAGLGANMVKRFMNQLVKGIKHCHSHRVLHRDLKPQNLLINKEGNLKLADFGLARAFGVPLRAYTHEVVTLWYRAPEILLGGKQYSTGVDMWSVGCIFAEMCNRKPLFPGDSEIDEIFRIFRILGTPTEEIWPDVSYLPDFKPTFPKWSKKNLAEFVPTLDADGVDLLEQMLVYDPSGRISAKRALVHPYFQEEDGDNYDSFPRSVNMG
- the SAT4 gene encoding serine/threonine protein kinase (go_function protein kinase activity; ATP binding~go_process protein amino acid phosphorylation) — translated: MTSSSPAVAKPRFRMLQDGNHEHSLRSAKRQEKLSNMLKDLLGAKKLRDEAKSAVPNILQGAGAAPSPVPGKEKPPTLFAGLVTHIKNNTSPYHTSAGEIVGEVVQQNGYSPNLGDCRSFVEKYGRCQEVVGRGAFGVVRISHKKLNGTETNGGGDGEMLYAVKEFKRRPNESEKKYNRRLTSEFCISSSLKHLNIIDTLDLLKDAKGDYCEVMEFCSGGDLYTLIIAAGKLEYAEADCFFKQIIRGVNYMHDMGVCHRDLKPENLLLTQNGVIKITDFGNGECFRVAWENEIQLSEGICGSSPYIAPEEFTQESFDPRCVDIWACGVIYMAMRTGRQLWKLADPDKDEFFEEYLVKRKESSGYEPIESLKRARCRNVIYSILDPKPERRITGKQILNSEWGREIKVCAAGEGHSS